One region of Quercus lobata isolate SW786 chromosome 2, ValleyOak3.0 Primary Assembly, whole genome shotgun sequence genomic DNA includes:
- the LOC115977507 gene encoding endochitinase-like → MKLFSLILFFLAFFLLGTSADDVTSVISSSLFDQMLKYRNDPRCKSNGFYTYNAFVDAAKSFNGFGTTGDITTRKREIAAFFGQTSHETTGGWPSAPDGPYAWGYCFITETNKQTYCTPSNQWPCAPGKQYYGRGPIQLTHNYNYGPAGKAIGVDLLSNPDQVATTPTISFKTAIWFWMTPQGNKPSSHDVIIGKWTPSAADTAAGRVPGYGVITNIINGGLECGHGQDSRVADRIGFYKRYSDILGVSYGNNLDCYNQKPFA, encoded by the exons atgaagctctTTTCTCTGATACTGTTTTTCTTAGCTTTCTTCTTGCTTGGAACCTCAGCAGACGATGTTACCAGCGTCATCAGCTCGTCTCTTTTTGACCAAATGCTTAAATATCGAAACGATCCTCGATGTAAAAGCAATGGATTCTACACTTACAATGCTTTCGTTGATGCTGCCAAATCTTTCAATGGCTTTGGCACAACTGGTGATATTACTACACGAAAAAGGGAGATTGCTGCTTTCTTTGGTCAAACCTCTCATGAGACCACGG GAGGGTGGCCAAGTGCACCAGATGGCCCATATGCATGGGGATATTGCTTTATTACTGAAACTAACAAGCAAACCTATTGCACGCCTTCAAATCAATGGCCATGTGCTCCTGGCAAACAATATTATGGTCGAGGACCTATCCAACTCACTCA CAACTACAATTATGGGCCTGCAGGTAAAGCTATTGGAGTTGATCTGCTAAGTAATCCAGATCAAGTAGCCACAACCCCCACCATATCATTCAAGACAGCCATATGGTTTTGGATGACCCCACAAGGAAACAAACCATCTAGCCACGATGTCATCATTGGAAAATGGACACCCTCCGCTGCTGACACTGCAGCTGGTCGAGTCCCAGGTTATGGTGTAATCACCAACATTATCAATGGTGGCCTTGAGTGTGGCCATGGCCAGGATAGTAGGGTGGCTGATAGGATTGGGTTCTATAAGAGGTACAGTGACATATTGGGAGTTAGCTATGGGAACAACCTAGATTGCTATAATCAAAAGCCTTTTGCCTAA